From a single Lewinella sp. LCG006 genomic region:
- a CDS encoding acetyl-CoA carboxylase carboxyltransferase subunit alpha has translation MVFLEFEKPLEKLYEQLEKIQQVAEEGDLDMSDSIKELENKIRATRKEIYGNLTGWERVQLSRHPERPYTLYYIREMSRKFIELHGDRNFKDDKAIVGGIANLDGQTVVILGHQKGVNTKMRQYRNFGMANPEGYRKALRLMKLAERFNYPVICLIDTPGAFPGIEAEERGQSEAIARNLFEMAQLKVPIVCAVIGEGASGGAIGIGLGDRVFMLENTWYSVISPESCSSILWRSWDYKEQAADALKLTADDMLSFGIIDDIIKEPIGGAHTNPEEMAKILKRQLKKAIAELQEMDTEERIEARINKYANIGVYDVVKE, from the coding sequence ATGGTATTCCTGGAATTTGAGAAGCCTTTAGAGAAATTATATGAGCAGCTGGAAAAAATCCAGCAAGTGGCCGAAGAAGGGGATTTGGACATGTCTGATTCTATCAAGGAATTGGAAAACAAAATCCGAGCTACCCGCAAAGAAATCTACGGCAACCTCACAGGTTGGGAACGGGTACAACTGTCCCGGCACCCCGAGCGGCCCTACACCCTCTACTATATCAGGGAGATGAGCCGTAAGTTTATCGAATTGCACGGAGATCGCAACTTCAAAGATGACAAAGCTATTGTTGGCGGCATCGCTAACCTCGATGGGCAGACCGTCGTGATCCTTGGCCACCAGAAGGGTGTGAATACCAAGATGCGACAGTACCGCAACTTCGGCATGGCCAATCCTGAAGGTTACCGCAAGGCCCTGCGACTGATGAAACTCGCCGAACGCTTCAACTATCCCGTCATTTGTCTGATCGACACGCCGGGGGCATTTCCGGGTATCGAAGCAGAAGAACGCGGCCAGTCGGAAGCTATTGCTCGCAACCTCTTCGAAATGGCACAGCTCAAAGTACCTATCGTTTGTGCCGTGATCGGCGAAGGAGCCAGTGGTGGTGCTATTGGTATCGGACTGGGTGATCGAGTGTTCATGCTCGAAAATACCTGGTATTCGGTGATCTCACCAGAATCTTGCTCTTCTATCCTTTGGCGTAGTTGGGACTACAAAGAACAAGCGGCTGACGCCCTCAAGCTGACGGCTGACGATATGCTCTCTTTCGGCATCATCGACGACATCATCAAGGAACCTATCGGTGGGGCACATACCAATCCGGAGGAAATGGCCAAGATCCTAAAGCGCCAGCTCAAAAAAGCCATTGCGGAACTCCAGGAAATGGATACGGAAGAAAGGATTGAAGCACGAATCAATAAATACGCTAATATTGGCGTTTACGACGTGGTGAAGGAATAA
- a CDS encoding N-acetyltransferase family protein: MKNETRQVSPSLSLVPVTEANAVTILPLMQACYPPVYAHLWEDGGTWYLNETYREEAVLRDLAETDAPYWIVQWEGHPAGILRWHLHQPCLDYPAEAGLKLHRIYLHPSTHGKGIGRELLTLTDREAQSLGKSLVWLEAMDTQQAAQGFYEKMGYQVTGTLRLSFERMHEHYRGMIRMTKVYKM; this comes from the coding sequence ATGAAAAATGAAACCAGGCAGGTATCTCCTTCCTTGTCGTTGGTACCAGTGACGGAGGCGAATGCTGTCACGATTTTACCCCTCATGCAGGCCTGTTACCCTCCTGTATACGCGCACTTGTGGGAGGATGGTGGTACGTGGTACTTGAACGAAACGTATCGCGAGGAGGCCGTTTTGAGGGATTTGGCGGAAACCGATGCTCCTTACTGGATCGTACAGTGGGAGGGTCACCCTGCGGGCATTCTGCGGTGGCATCTTCATCAGCCCTGCCTGGATTATCCAGCGGAAGCTGGCCTAAAGCTCCATCGTATTTACCTGCACCCAAGTACCCACGGGAAGGGTATTGGGCGGGAGTTGCTTACCCTGACGGATAGAGAGGCCCAAAGCCTGGGCAAGTCGCTGGTGTGGCTGGAAGCTATGGATACGCAGCAAGCGGCGCAGGGCTTCTACGAAAAAATGGGATATCAAGTGACGGGTACACTGCGTCTGAGTTTTGAACGGATGCACGAGCACTATCGGGGGATGATTAGGATGACGAAGGTATACAAGATGTAA
- a CDS encoding anhydro-N-acetylmuramic acid kinase, with translation MSTFSVVGLMSGSSLDGADLAWCTFQFAADDPAKLLSWTLHRGITIPYDESWQQRLRNAPLLGGRELWLLHTELGLHYGRMLRTFIDELPERVDFVASHGHTVFHYPEQHTTTQIGDGAAIAGILNIPVIDQFRAQDMALGGQGAPLAPLADRYFFPQYFACLNLGGISNISIKTDHGYVAFDVGGANQVLDTLMQEIGKDYDKNGDLARTGQLIPKLKAAADALPFHTQPPPKSLGNDWVREQLLPLFQDPQYALADRLHTYCHHMAGQIGASLRKVAEKENIELTDQQQLLVAGGGGFNAFLCECIAAAVQPVQLEIAAADIIAFKEAALMALAGALRWQRQPNVIPSVTGARRAAVGGAIHWA, from the coding sequence ATGTCTACATTTTCGGTGGTGGGCCTCATGTCAGGTTCTTCTTTAGATGGAGCCGATCTGGCCTGGTGTACTTTCCAGTTTGCAGCGGATGATCCCGCAAAATTGCTTAGCTGGACGCTCCATCGGGGTATCACGATTCCTTATGACGAAAGTTGGCAACAGCGGCTGCGCAATGCCCCCTTGCTGGGTGGCCGAGAGCTGTGGCTTTTGCATACCGAGCTTGGGTTGCATTATGGGCGGATGCTGCGCACTTTTATTGATGAGTTGCCCGAAAGGGTAGATTTTGTGGCCAGTCATGGGCACACGGTTTTTCATTACCCTGAGCAACATACCACCACCCAGATTGGAGATGGAGCCGCGATAGCTGGCATTTTGAATATTCCTGTGATTGATCAATTTCGTGCCCAGGATATGGCCTTGGGCGGACAAGGTGCGCCATTGGCACCACTGGCTGATCGGTATTTCTTTCCCCAGTATTTTGCCTGTCTCAATCTGGGGGGAATCAGCAATATCAGCATCAAAACGGATCATGGCTACGTGGCTTTCGATGTAGGAGGGGCCAACCAAGTTTTGGATACCTTGATGCAAGAAATCGGTAAAGATTACGACAAAAACGGCGATCTGGCCCGCACCGGGCAGTTGATCCCCAAACTAAAAGCTGCTGCGGATGCACTGCCTTTTCATACACAGCCGCCCCCCAAATCTTTGGGCAATGATTGGGTGCGCGAGCAGTTGCTGCCACTTTTCCAAGATCCGCAATATGCGTTAGCAGATCGCTTGCATACCTATTGCCACCACATGGCCGGGCAGATTGGGGCAAGCCTGCGGAAAGTAGCGGAGAAGGAGAATATTGAACTGACGGATCAGCAACAACTTTTGGTAGCGGGAGGTGGTGGCTTTAATGCCTTTTTGTGTGAGTGTATCGCCGCTGCTGTTCAACCTGTACAATTAGAGATTGCCGCCGCTGATATCATCGCTTTTAAAGAAGCGGCACTGATGGCCCTGGCTGGTGCGCTGCGCTGGCAGCGGCAACCTAATGTTATTCCTTCGGTAACGGGCGCGCGTCGGGCAGCAGTTGGTGGGGCGATTCACTGGGCATGA
- a CDS encoding cytochrome c, whose amino-acid sequence MKHTLIFLLIATFIYACGGSDSPEGTKSTEQTAAATPQADGKKIYKQYCVTCHGLYGDMGASGAFNLTTSELPLADRIVVITKGRGAMTPFENLLDADEIAAVAEYTLELKK is encoded by the coding sequence ATGAAACATACATTGATATTTTTACTAATCGCCACCTTTATCTATGCTTGCGGCGGTTCGGATTCTCCTGAGGGAACAAAATCTACTGAACAGACGGCAGCAGCTACACCTCAAGCCGATGGCAAAAAAATATACAAGCAATACTGCGTCACCTGCCATGGCCTTTACGGCGACATGGGAGCTAGCGGCGCTTTCAACCTTACCACCAGCGAGCTGCCATTGGCCGATCGTATCGTCGTCATCACCAAAGGACGCGGTGCGATGACCCCCTTCGAAAACCTGCTGGATGCCGACGAGATTGCTGCCGTAGCGGAATATACGCTGGAGTTGAAGAAGTAG
- a CDS encoding prohibitin family protein, translating into MSDQRYKTSQGKLISAAVIGFLVLMVLVIFSSATFLTIDAGERGVLFRRFDGGIDKTTVYTPGFHVLAPWNTMYVYDVREKQIEEKIDALSNNGLNIALDVTVRVNPKYDKIGVLHEKFGKDYANTLVRPEVRSAVREAIGKFTPEELYSTRRDEVQTLIQTELEKSLGANNIDLQATLIRDIQLPDKVRSAIEDKLEAEQSSLKYEFILTKERQEAERRIIEAEAKARANQILNASLSANILKDKGIEATLELANSPNSKVIIVGGDSSGGLPLILGGN; encoded by the coding sequence ATGAGTGATCAACGATACAAAACCAGCCAAGGCAAACTGATAAGTGCTGCGGTGATTGGTTTTCTGGTACTTATGGTGCTGGTTATTTTTTCCAGTGCAACTTTTCTGACCATTGACGCGGGCGAGCGCGGGGTACTTTTCCGGCGTTTTGACGGAGGGATTGATAAAACAACGGTTTACACTCCAGGCTTCCACGTATTGGCCCCCTGGAATACCATGTACGTCTATGATGTTCGGGAAAAACAGATCGAAGAAAAGATCGATGCCCTTTCGAACAACGGTCTGAACATTGCCCTCGACGTAACGGTGCGGGTAAACCCCAAGTACGACAAAATTGGCGTGCTGCACGAAAAATTTGGCAAAGACTACGCCAATACGCTGGTGCGCCCCGAAGTGCGCTCGGCCGTACGGGAGGCCATTGGTAAGTTTACCCCCGAAGAGCTTTACTCTACCCGCCGCGACGAGGTGCAGACCCTGATCCAGACCGAACTGGAAAAATCGCTAGGCGCTAACAATATCGACTTGCAAGCTACCCTGATCCGCGACATTCAACTACCGGATAAGGTACGTTCGGCTATTGAAGATAAGCTGGAAGCAGAGCAGTCGTCACTGAAATACGAGTTTATCCTCACCAAGGAGCGCCAGGAAGCCGAGCGTCGGATCATTGAAGCAGAAGCCAAAGCGCGTGCCAACCAGATCCTAAACGCCAGCTTGAGCGCCAATATCCTCAAAGACAAAGGCATTGAAGCCACTTTGGAATTGGCCAACTCACCCAATAGCAAAGTTATCATCGTCGGTGGTGATAGCTCAGGTGGGCTACCGCTGATTTTGGGGGGGAATTAA
- the dnaB gene encoding replicative DNA helicase, which yields MAESSNNKQKRRTAGAGKQGREDLSSYVFGKVPPQAVPLEEAILGAILLEKDALTQVLDVLQHDAFYVDAHQLIYSAFLRLFERSQPIDLLTVMEELKKEGELEAIGGPAYLAELSNKVASAANIEYHARIVAQKFIQRELIRISTKTINDAFEDTTDVFDLLDDAETNLFKIAERNMGRSVDRMGALASKLLKQIEELKDTEDGLTGVPTGFTDLDRLTSGFQKSDLIILAARPGMGKCLGKGTPVLMYDGTIKAVEDIQIGDLLMGDDSTPRTVLTLARGSERMYWVRQNKGIDYRVNESHILSLKKSRREGRGEKGSVLDIEVRDYLSRSGKFKTNYKGYKVAVNFAESKLPLPPYFLGLWLGDGSSSESTIINQDEEIVTYLENYAGQLGMRLHVYEGEGKCPEYRISNDVGPSSYSLQGQLREMGLLNNKHIPQDYLINSRENRLKLLAGLIDSDGHYLEQSNGFEITQKNKALTQQIKFLCDSLGYRVSLKAKEARIASIGYTSTVYRLRIYGNIDEVPCKVKRKQANPWKSPVDWQVTGIQLEDDGIGDYYGFEIDGNRRFLLGDMTVTHNTALTLSLAKNAALDFNKGVAIFSLEMSSLQLAQRIISMEAEIPGSKLRNGQLEEYEWQQLHTAIEKVADAPIFIDDTPGINSFELRAKCRRLKMQYDIQLIIIDYLQLMSGGGDNKGGNREQEVSAISRALKGLAKELNVPVIALSQLSRAVETRGGDKRPMLSDLRESGSIEQDADMVLFIYRPEYYQILEDEEGQSLKGVADLIVAKNRAGALTDVRLRFTGEFARFSNMDDPDFGDLPGDTFESPFNNIITKPSKMNDGEDIPF from the coding sequence ATGGCAGAATCATCCAATAATAAGCAAAAAAGACGTACGGCGGGAGCAGGCAAACAGGGCAGGGAAGACCTTTCCAGCTACGTTTTTGGCAAGGTACCTCCACAGGCAGTACCGCTGGAGGAAGCGATTCTTGGTGCCATCCTTCTCGAAAAGGATGCTCTGACGCAGGTATTGGATGTATTGCAACACGACGCCTTCTACGTGGATGCGCACCAGTTGATTTACAGCGCTTTTCTGCGGCTCTTTGAACGCTCGCAGCCGATTGATCTGTTGACCGTGATGGAAGAGCTGAAGAAAGAAGGGGAGCTGGAAGCCATCGGCGGCCCTGCCTACCTGGCAGAATTATCGAACAAAGTGGCTTCGGCTGCCAACATCGAATACCACGCCCGGATTGTGGCCCAGAAATTCATCCAGCGCGAGCTGATCCGCATTTCTACCAAAACCATCAACGACGCTTTTGAAGATACCACCGACGTTTTCGACCTCCTCGACGATGCGGAAACCAACCTCTTCAAAATTGCTGAACGCAACATGGGCCGCAGTGTCGACCGCATGGGTGCCCTGGCCAGTAAGCTCCTCAAGCAGATCGAAGAGCTCAAAGATACCGAAGATGGCCTCACGGGTGTGCCCACCGGTTTCACCGATCTTGACCGCCTTACGAGTGGTTTCCAGAAGTCGGATTTGATCATTCTGGCGGCGCGGCCGGGGATGGGAAAGTGCCTCGGAAAAGGTACTCCGGTACTGATGTACGACGGCACGATCAAGGCAGTAGAAGACATCCAGATCGGCGATTTGCTAATGGGTGATGATTCTACCCCTCGTACCGTTTTAACACTAGCCCGTGGAAGCGAACGAATGTACTGGGTAAGGCAGAACAAAGGCATAGACTACCGTGTCAATGAAAGCCATATCCTCTCCCTGAAAAAAAGCCGCCGGGAAGGACGAGGAGAAAAAGGATCTGTACTAGATATTGAAGTGCGCGATTATTTGAGCCGATCAGGCAAGTTTAAAACTAACTACAAAGGCTATAAAGTAGCGGTTAATTTTGCCGAAAGCAAGTTACCCCTGCCCCCTTATTTTCTGGGACTTTGGTTAGGAGACGGTTCTTCTAGTGAAAGTACAATCATCAATCAAGACGAGGAAATTGTAACTTATCTTGAAAATTACGCAGGTCAACTGGGCATGCGTCTCCACGTTTACGAAGGCGAAGGAAAATGCCCGGAATATCGCATCAGTAATGACGTCGGACCAAGCAGCTATTCCCTGCAGGGCCAGCTGCGGGAAATGGGCCTGCTCAACAACAAGCATATTCCACAAGACTACCTCATCAACTCCAGAGAAAACCGGCTGAAATTACTGGCGGGCCTCATCGATAGCGACGGGCATTACCTGGAGCAATCCAACGGATTTGAGATTACCCAAAAGAACAAAGCACTGACGCAACAGATCAAGTTTCTTTGTGATTCTTTAGGCTATCGCGTAAGCTTGAAAGCCAAAGAAGCCCGCATAGCATCCATTGGTTACACCAGTACGGTCTATCGTCTGCGGATTTACGGTAACATCGACGAGGTTCCCTGTAAAGTAAAACGTAAACAAGCCAATCCCTGGAAAAGCCCCGTCGATTGGCAAGTGACGGGTATCCAGCTGGAAGATGATGGTATTGGCGATTATTATGGTTTTGAGATAGATGGTAATCGTCGCTTTCTGTTGGGCGACATGACCGTAACGCACAATACAGCCCTCACACTCTCCCTCGCTAAAAACGCGGCCCTCGACTTTAACAAAGGGGTAGCCATCTTCAGCTTGGAGATGTCGAGTCTGCAGCTGGCTCAGCGGATTATCTCCATGGAAGCCGAGATTCCAGGTAGCAAGTTGCGTAACGGACAATTGGAAGAATACGAGTGGCAACAATTGCATACCGCCATTGAAAAAGTAGCGGACGCGCCCATCTTTATCGACGACACCCCCGGTATCAACAGTTTTGAGCTACGGGCCAAGTGTCGACGTTTGAAGATGCAGTACGACATTCAACTCATCATCATTGACTACCTACAGCTGATGAGTGGTGGTGGCGACAACAAAGGCGGCAACCGTGAACAAGAGGTAAGTGCTATCTCACGCGCCCTCAAGGGACTGGCCAAAGAATTGAATGTACCCGTCATTGCCCTCTCCCAGCTGAGCCGGGCAGTGGAGACCCGTGGCGGAGATAAACGCCCGATGCTCAGTGACTTACGCGAATCGGGATCGATAGAGCAGGATGCCGATATGGTGCTATTCATTTACCGTCCAGAGTACTACCAAATCCTGGAAGACGAAGAAGGTCAATCGCTGAAAGGGGTCGCCGATTTGATCGTTGCCAAAAACCGGGCGGGTGCCCTTACGGATGTTCGCCTCCGTTTTACCGGAGAGTTTGCCCGTTTCTCCAACATGGATGACCCCGACTTTGGGGATCTCCCGGGCGACACTTTCGAAAGTCCTTTCAACAACATCATTACCAAACCGTCGAAGATGAATGATGGGGAGGATATTCCTTTTTAG
- a CDS encoding glycogen debranching protein → MLRYLIPCLFFSITFLGCSADKPLDDFSTIVGDSPSIEGKAAYLNSPFVTAGDRIYMVGHQNGSFPELGWHLTGEMGGIWDHPIKLMDGFEIALTTEGQTVTLDSATIFINYPFANQHLFHFPQLGVNVERWQFVPDGKEGLVVQIVLKNTTSATRDVQLQFSGYSDLRPTWLGERTQMIDGQDQMTYQEEEDSWRAKDSLNNWYVQFGADQTPTKSSLVSTPYGGMGAGGALHYDLTLSPNGTASITFTIAGSYVSETALLATYKVLQANYLSFLKNKKERYAALAEKSKLSIPDPQLQQTFEWLKYNSDWLIRNIPETGKGIMAGIPDYPWWFGVDSEYALKGYMAIGREDVVLPTIALLDSLSAVTNGNGRIVHEVSTNGAVFNPGNINETPQFASLIWEVYRWNGEESFLRKYFPTIQKGLQWLMIERDSNQNLFPEGFGMMEIHGLDSEMIDVAAYSQRALADAAKIARVLGEDKPAAQYQEQAQQLAAKINEEFWSEEFASYADFIGTDEQALHLIEDAIIRADTLDKPWAVEELKRTRESILANPSPGLKPFVLHHNWVVNTPMEMKIADPEKAILALETARRFVNPFGVFVTGIDRDESAGSDDGAFKGSKAFSYTGAVMTLPTGVQVVAENNYGRPDQALDYLQRMSRSFSYALPGSMYEVSPDYGMITQAWNIYSFAVPIVQQFFGIQPDAANKQVVIHPQMPSSWEYAKLENVEIADNEVSIFYKKGEKGVELEITQTNTRWTLQVALPPTDAQNITITKGELMENAAGRFVVSKGGAVAFTVK, encoded by the coding sequence ATGCTACGCTACCTAATTCCTTGTCTATTTTTTTCGATCACTTTTCTTGGTTGTAGTGCTGATAAACCGCTGGATGATTTTTCAACGATTGTAGGCGATAGTCCTTCTATAGAGGGGAAAGCGGCTTATCTGAATTCGCCTTTTGTCACAGCGGGTGATCGCATTTACATGGTGGGGCATCAAAACGGTAGTTTCCCAGAGTTGGGCTGGCACCTTACCGGCGAGATGGGCGGCATCTGGGATCATCCGATCAAACTGATGGATGGTTTTGAAATCGCTTTGACGACAGAAGGACAAACCGTGACACTTGACAGTGCTACCATCTTTATCAACTATCCCTTTGCCAATCAACATCTTTTTCACTTTCCTCAATTAGGTGTAAATGTGGAGCGCTGGCAGTTTGTACCCGATGGCAAGGAGGGACTGGTAGTGCAGATTGTCTTGAAAAACACCACCTCCGCAACCCGCGATGTGCAGCTGCAATTCTCAGGATACAGTGATCTTCGTCCCACCTGGTTAGGAGAACGCACACAGATGATTGACGGCCAAGACCAAATGACCTATCAGGAGGAAGAAGATAGCTGGAGGGCCAAAGACAGTCTCAACAACTGGTATGTGCAGTTCGGTGCAGATCAGACGCCCACAAAAAGCAGCCTTGTATCCACACCTTATGGCGGAATGGGAGCAGGAGGTGCCTTGCATTACGACCTTACGCTCTCGCCCAATGGCACTGCTTCCATCACTTTTACCATTGCCGGCAGCTACGTGTCAGAAACAGCATTATTAGCTACTTACAAAGTGCTGCAAGCGAACTACCTCTCCTTTCTAAAGAATAAAAAAGAACGCTACGCAGCTTTAGCCGAAAAATCAAAGCTGAGTATCCCTGACCCTCAATTGCAGCAAACATTCGAATGGCTCAAATACAATTCCGATTGGCTGATACGCAACATTCCAGAAACAGGAAAAGGTATCATGGCGGGTATTCCCGATTATCCCTGGTGGTTTGGCGTTGATAGCGAATATGCCCTCAAAGGCTATATGGCCATTGGTCGTGAGGATGTGGTATTGCCAACCATTGCTTTACTCGATAGTCTTTCGGCAGTAACCAATGGTAATGGGCGGATTGTCCATGAAGTATCTACCAACGGTGCTGTCTTCAACCCTGGCAATATCAACGAGACCCCACAATTTGCTTCGCTGATCTGGGAGGTTTATCGCTGGAATGGTGAGGAGAGCTTCCTGCGGAAGTATTTTCCGACCATTCAAAAAGGGCTACAGTGGCTGATGATCGAAAGAGACAGCAATCAAAACCTTTTCCCGGAAGGATTTGGCATGATGGAAATTCATGGATTGGACAGTGAGATGATCGACGTGGCGGCTTATTCACAGCGAGCGCTGGCAGATGCGGCCAAAATTGCGAGGGTGCTGGGGGAAGATAAACCAGCTGCTCAATACCAGGAACAAGCCCAGCAGTTGGCCGCTAAAATCAATGAAGAATTTTGGTCAGAGGAATTTGCCTCCTATGCCGATTTTATTGGTACCGATGAACAAGCTCTTCATCTTATCGAAGATGCCATCATCCGTGCCGACACCCTGGATAAACCCTGGGCAGTAGAAGAGTTGAAGCGGACCCGGGAAAGTATTTTGGCAAACCCCTCCCCTGGACTTAAGCCTTTTGTGCTTCATCACAATTGGGTCGTCAATACCCCTATGGAGATGAAGATCGCTGATCCGGAAAAGGCCATTTTAGCACTGGAAACGGCGCGCCGCTTTGTCAATCCTTTCGGGGTATTCGTCACTGGCATCGACCGCGATGAATCGGCGGGGTCTGACGACGGCGCTTTTAAGGGTTCCAAAGCTTTTTCCTATACAGGGGCGGTGATGACACTCCCTACCGGTGTACAGGTCGTGGCAGAAAATAATTATGGTCGGCCTGACCAAGCTTTAGATTACCTCCAGCGAATGAGTCGCAGTTTCAGTTATGCCCTCCCTGGCAGTATGTACGAGGTGTCTCCTGATTACGGGATGATTACACAAGCCTGGAACATCTACAGCTTTGCGGTACCGATCGTCCAGCAATTTTTCGGCATCCAACCCGATGCGGCCAACAAGCAAGTAGTCATTCATCCGCAAATGCCTAGCAGCTGGGAATACGCCAAGTTGGAAAACGTAGAGATTGCTGATAACGAAGTCAGCATTTTTTACAAAAAAGGAGAAAAGGGCGTCGAACTAGAGATCACCCAAACCAATACCCGCTGGACCTTGCAAGTAGCCCTCCCTCCTACTGACGCACAAAACATCACCATTACCAAAGGAGAACTGATGGAAAATGCAGCTGGAAGATTTGTCGTGAGCAAAGGAGGAGCGGTAGCTTTTACCGTGAAGTAA
- a CDS encoding RNA polymerase sigma factor — MANTSAKPAFLQWYEPHHQKLVRYCRSRAFGVMAAEDLVQEAVLATLANWENIKDHDKLLGYMIGVVNNLVRNHRRRAPFRAQWDEQQLQALESRLGDAATALDISYLLKAIDQLPAKQAEALQLYEISGFKIKEIAALQQSSEGAVKTSLSRARQQLRQTLAEDGRRLSVGERLSIYASVLL; from the coding sequence ATGGCAAATACAAGCGCAAAACCGGCCTTTCTACAGTGGTACGAGCCGCATCACCAGAAGTTGGTACGCTATTGTCGCAGCCGGGCCTTTGGCGTGATGGCAGCAGAAGATTTGGTACAGGAAGCTGTACTTGCTACCCTGGCCAACTGGGAAAACATCAAAGACCATGACAAACTCCTGGGGTACATGATTGGGGTAGTGAACAATCTGGTACGCAACCATCGGCGCCGGGCACCGTTCCGAGCCCAATGGGATGAACAACAATTGCAAGCCCTGGAAAGCCGCTTAGGTGATGCAGCCACTGCCTTGGACATCAGCTACCTATTAAAAGCTATTGACCAACTTCCAGCAAAGCAAGCGGAAGCTTTGCAACTGTATGAGATCAGTGGTTTTAAAATAAAGGAAATCGCTGCGCTACAGCAAAGTAGTGAAGGAGCCGTAAAGACCAGCCTGAGCCGGGCCCGCCAGCAACTGCGTCAAACCCTTGCGGAAGATGGTCGTCGCCTCAGCGTCGGTGAACGCCTGAGTATTTACGCTTCCGTATTGTTATAA
- a CDS encoding ClpP family protease, whose protein sequence is MNYGKEFQHFAVGHLGMSSMHLEDYLNKTNPSLNATISPTVIEERSLNMVQMDVFSRLMMDRIIFLGVPVSDYVANVIQAQLLFLQSTDPKRDIQMYINSPGGSVTAGLGIYDTMQYVGPDIATICTSISASMSAVLLAAGAHGKRSGLPHSRVMIHQPSGGMQGQVSDMEISYHLIKGMQKELYRILSEHTGQSYEQIASDSDRDRWMSAADAVAYGILDEVL, encoded by the coding sequence ATGAATTACGGAAAAGAATTTCAACATTTCGCAGTCGGCCATCTCGGGATGAGCAGTATGCACCTGGAGGACTACCTCAACAAGACCAACCCATCATTGAACGCGACCATTTCCCCGACGGTAATTGAGGAACGCTCGCTGAACATGGTGCAGATGGACGTTTTCAGTCGCCTGATGATGGACCGGATAATTTTTTTGGGCGTACCCGTAAGTGACTACGTAGCCAATGTTATTCAGGCCCAGTTGTTGTTTCTACAAAGCACCGATCCCAAACGGGACATTCAAATGTATATCAATAGTCCTGGTGGTTCCGTCACCGCAGGCTTGGGAATTTATGATACGATGCAATACGTAGGACCGGACATTGCTACCATCTGCACCAGTATTTCGGCGAGTATGTCGGCAGTTCTCCTGGCAGCGGGTGCCCACGGAAAGAGATCAGGCTTGCCCCACAGCCGAGTGATGATCCATCAACCCAGCGGTGGTATGCAAGGCCAGGTATCCGACATGGAGATCAGCTACCATCTGATCAAAGGAATGCAAAAAGAACTCTACCGTATCCTCAGTGAGCATACGGGGCAGAGCTATGAGCAGATAGCCTCAGATAGTGATCGCGACCGCTGGATGTCAGCAGCGGATGCAGTAGCCTACGGAATATTAGATGAAGTCTTGTAA